CCAGACCGCCGTGTCCGGGCGAGACGAGGACGGCGCCCCACCCGCCCAGTCCGGGGTTCGGCGACGCGCCGCCGTCGGTATAGACGATCACGCAGGTCTTCGGCTCGTTCAAGAGGGCATCCGTCCCTTCTGACTCAAAAACATTCTATCAGGAATATTCTATTCAAGAATATTCTATCGGACAGCGCAGCAGCAGCATTGCCCCCTTGCGGGGCTCGAATCCGCGGGACTCCATGAAGGACTCCCACTCGCTGGTATAGGTCAGGATCATGGGGATGCCGCGGATGGCGGGGTGGTTCAGCGCGTAGTCCACCAGGGAGCTCCCCAGTCCTTTGCCCTGATGCGCGGGGTGCACGATGACGTCCCAGAGGGTAGCCCTGTAGACGAAATCCGTGATCATGCGGCAGAAGCCGACCAATTTATCCTGATGACGGGCGGAAAAACAGATGCCGGTCCCGTCGAGCATCGCCTGGATTCCCTCGACGGACCGGCTGCGCCCCCACCCCGTGTACCGGTACAGGTCCTGGAGCTCCGGGGCCGTAACCGCGTATTTGCTGTCGTAAAAAACGTATTCGTCCCTCATCTTCTCCTCCCTCATTCTCTCCCCTCGCCGCCGGGCGAACGGCTTTACTCCTCCAGGACGAACCGGATATCGACCGGTCCCTCCGTGTAGATATCATGGGAGGCCAGAGCGCTGACGATCACGGGCGAATGGACGTCCTTCAAGCTCTCCACGACGTCGAAAAAGGTAACCCCCTCCACGGTCCCCACTCTGTTCGTGGCGGGATCGGGCAGGACCCCATCGCGGATGGCCTTGAGCTTGAGCTCGCGCAAAAACAGATGAAGGGCCTCCTCGGCGTCGAAATCGGGACGCTGAGCGTGGATCAGCTTACGGTAGACCGGCTCCCCAGCGGCATAAATCCGGTGACTCGTCCCCATCTCGAGCCGAACCCTGACCGGCTCCCCCAGGGCGACGTTCTCCGCGGACAAGGCCCTGACGTAGGAGCGCTCGGGAAAATTCGTCAAGCGCTCGATCAGTTCCGCCTCCTCGTCCGGATCGAAAGCGATCGTCAGGTCCCGCATCCCCTGGCTCAGCTTTTCCGAGAGCCCGGAGAGGACGGAGCGCCGAACGTTCTTTGCGAGGGCCTGGAGGTCCTCGCTCACCTGAGCGGCAGAACTGTTGGGAAGCACGGCCTGCTGCGCCAGAAGGACATTGGCGTGAATCGCAATGGCCTCGCTGCGCATGGAGCTCAGGGCGCGCTTGAGCTCATCGGACTCCTCCCTCATGGACGCAACCTCAGCCCCAAGCTCGTTCTTCTCGTTCTCCAGGACCAGCTTGTCGTTGCGGAGGGACTCGAGGTCGAAGCGGGCCAGGTCGAGGCTGACCGTGGTCGTCTGCAGCAGGCCCTGCTGGTCCGCCAGGCTGCGGCGGGCGAGGGAGAGTTCCTTCATTGCCTGATCCGCATTGCTCTGACTGCTCTGCAGTTGCACGTGCAGATCCATCAGCTGCTGCTGGATGTACTGCATGCTGAACAGGGCGGTACGTACATCCTGAGAGAACAAGGAGAGGACCGTCAGGATGACGATGGAGATGATCGCCCCCGTAATGGCCGTGATCAGACGGCTGGTGTATCTGGGGCGCAGGCCGAAGACGGAGATACGCTGTTTTCCGTATTTGAAACCCAGGACATCGCCCAACACGGCCAGGGCGGCGCTGCCCAGGATCAGCCCCACGATCAGGGGCCAGTTGGTACCGGACCACACCTGCGTCTGCAAAGGAATCCCTCCTCTCTCGGGACAACCTGATGAAAACTATTCACTCTCACTCATTATATCGGCGTTCTCCCGTTCAAGCCCCTCAGGTTTCGCCTATTTCGCCCGGCCTTCCCCGGCGGATCGTGCAAGCGGACGGGGCCGATGCCGAGCATATGCATGAAGAAGGAGGGGACGGCGTGGCGCCATCCCCTCCGTTCTTTCATTAATATAAGATTGATGCCATGCCTACTCCCGCGACTCGCCCCTCGGGGCGTTCACCCAGCTCATCGCACGCTGTATGTCCAGATGAAGCCAGGCGTCCACCGCCCTCTCGACATCGTCGAGGACGGCGGGCAGGGCCTCCGTCTCCGCTTTTGTCAAGCGCCCCAGCACCCGGCCGACCCTGCTTCCGGGGGCGTCTCCCAAACCGATGCGCAGGCGCGGAACCTCAAGGGTCCCCAGCACGGATATGACCGAGGCCAACCCGTTGTGCCCCCCCGCGCTGCCCGAAGCGCGCAGTCGGAGCTGCCCGTAGGGGAGCGCCAGATCGTCGTAGATCACCAGCACATCGGCAGGCGTCAGTTTATAAAAGTCGAAGGCATCCCGTACCGACGCCCCGCTCAGGTTCATGAAGGTCAGGGGCTTCAGCAGGATGCAGTCCTGCATACGCCAGAACTCGCCCCGGAACTTCAGCTGGGGCTTCCCCAGGCCGCCGCGCAGCACCAGGTGATCTATGGCAAGCCAGCCCATGTTGTGCCGGGTGAAGGCATACTCCTGCCCCGGGTTCCCCAGGCCCGCAATCAGCTTCACTCCGACACCCCCTTTAGCGAATGTCGGCGGCCTAGTTGCCCTGCTCCTCCTCGGACTTGGCCGCCTTGCCCTTGGCCACGACCTCCACCTCGGCGGGCTCCTCCTCGACGGTGGCCTCCTCCACGCCTCTCGGAACCACGATGATGGCCACGACCTCGTCCGGCTCCGCCAGCAACGTCACGTCCTCCCCCAACGAGAGGTCCCGAACGTGCAGGGAGTCCCCAAGCTTCAGCTCCGAGACGTCCACGACAATGCTCTCCGGAATGTTCATCGGAAGGCTCTCGATCTCGAGCTCGTGCACGCTCTCCAGCACGCCGCCATCCTTGAGCCCAGGGGATACCTCGCGCCCATGGACCGTGACGGGGACCTTGACCGAGATCTTGCGCCCCTTAATCAAGCGAAGGAAATCGATGTGAACGGGCTTGTCCGTCAGGGGGTCGCGCTGCGCCTCGCGGACGATGCCCATCTCCTCCGCGCCGGAGGGAAGCTTCACCGTCAGGCGCGTGGCCTCCCAGCGTCCGCTCGCAAGCAGGCGCTCCAGGCTCTTCGAGGCGATCTTTCCCAAAACGGGCTCCGCAACCTCGGGGCCATAGAAAACGCAGGGCGTCCAACCGGCCTTGCGCAGCCTCCTGTTCTCCCCCTTGCTGCTCTTCTCTCTGGGCTCCATCACTAACGTTACTCGCTCAGACATTCACCACAACTCCTCTTGATGCTTATATTACCGCCCTCACAGGCTTTTTTGCCCGAGGGGGGACAGCGCTAATGTTTCCCTATTATTATGGAAGCGCTGATTAAAACAAAAATGCATATTTTCCCAAGGGTAAGTATGCAAAACATCTATAGGCAAAAATCTCCAGCGCTTCCCTAAAAATTAACATGGGGGCTTCGCCCCCAAGCCCCCACGCCGCTATCCTGATAGCGGCGGCCCCGGCAAGTTTCTTACTCGAAACAGGCAAGCTGGGGTACCACAGGGGGGCTTCATGGATTAAATCAGCGTTTCCTTATTTATCGAACAGGCTGCTCACCGACCGGTCGCTGTGGACCCTCAGGATGGCCTCCGCAAACAGGGGGGCGATGGAAAGCTGCTGCACTTTTTCCGAACGCTTGGATTCCGGAATGGGGATCGTATCCGAAAAGACCAGCTTCTCGATCTCGGACTTGGCGATACGATCCATCGCGGGCCCGGAGAGCACCGAGTGCGTCGCACAGGCGTACACCGTCCGGCATCCACGTTCCTTCAAGCCCGCGGCCGCATTGCAGATCGTGCCCGCCGTGTCGATGATATCGTCAACAAGGATCGCCGTCTTCCCCCGCACCTCGCCGATGATGTCCATGACCTCGCAATAGTTCGCGACCTCGTAGGAACGCCTTTTATCGACGATGGCCAAGTCCGTATTGAGCATGACGGCAAAACGCCGTGCCCGCACCACGCCGCCGACGTCGGGCGAGACCACGACGACCTCCCCGCGCTGGAGCTCGGGCTCCAACCTCTCCTTGAAGTGGGACGCGAGGAGGGGCATCCCCGTCAGATGATCCACGGGGATGTCGAAAAATCCCTGGATCTGTCCCGCGTGGAGGTCCGCCGTGATCACGCGGTCCGCGCCGCTGTGGGTCAGGAGGTTGGCGACGAGCTTCGCGGTGATCGGCTCACGAGGCTTGCTCTTGCGGTCCTGCCTCGCGTACCCAAAGTAGGGGGTCACCACGTTGATGCGGCTGGCGGAGGCCCTC
This portion of the uncultured Fretibacterium sp. genome encodes:
- a CDS encoding GNAT family N-acetyltransferase → MREEKMRDEYVFYDSKYAVTAPELQDLYRYTGWGRSRSVEGIQAMLDGTGICFSARHQDKLVGFCRMITDFVYRATLWDVIVHPAHQGKGLGSSLVDYALNHPAIRGIPMILTYTSEWESFMESRGFEPRKGAMLLLRCPIEYS
- a CDS encoding DUF3084 domain-containing protein, whose translation is MQTQVWSGTNWPLIVGLILGSAALAVLGDVLGFKYGKQRISVFGLRPRYTSRLITAITGAIISIVILTVLSLFSQDVRTALFSMQYIQQQLMDLHVQLQSSQSNADQAMKELSLARRSLADQQGLLQTTTVSLDLARFDLESLRNDKLVLENEKNELGAEVASMREESDELKRALSSMRSEAIAIHANVLLAQQAVLPNSSAAQVSEDLQALAKNVRRSVLSGLSEKLSQGMRDLTIAFDPDEEAELIERLTNFPERSYVRALSAENVALGEPVRVRLEMGTSHRIYAAGEPVYRKLIHAQRPDFDAEEALHLFLRELKLKAIRDGVLPDPATNRVGTVEGVTFFDVVESLKDVHSPVIVSALASHDIYTEGPVDIRFVLEE
- the pth gene encoding aminoacyl-tRNA hydrolase, encoding MKLIAGLGNPGQEYAFTRHNMGWLAIDHLVLRGGLGKPQLKFRGEFWRMQDCILLKPLTFMNLSGASVRDAFDFYKLTPADVLVIYDDLALPYGQLRLRASGSAGGHNGLASVISVLGTLEVPRLRIGLGDAPGSRVGRVLGRLTKAETEALPAVLDDVERAVDAWLHLDIQRAMSWVNAPRGESRE
- a CDS encoding 50S ribosomal protein L25; protein product: MSERVTLVMEPREKSSKGENRRLRKAGWTPCVFYGPEVAEPVLGKIASKSLERLLASGRWEATRLTVKLPSGAEEMGIVREAQRDPLTDKPVHIDFLRLIKGRKISVKVPVTVHGREVSPGLKDGGVLESVHELEIESLPMNIPESIVVDVSELKLGDSLHVRDLSLGEDVTLLAEPDEVVAIIVVPRGVEEATVEEEPAEVEVVAKGKAAKSEEEQGN
- a CDS encoding ribose-phosphate pyrophosphokinase; this encodes MMSGVKDLKIFSGTAHPDFAKRICSELGVRLSAARHYRFSDGEIGLSIDESVRGADVFVIQPTSSPTNDNLFELLIMLDAFRRASASRINVVTPYFGYARQDRKSKPREPITAKLVANLLTHSGADRVITADLHAGQIQGFFDIPVDHLTGMPLLASHFKERLEPELQRGEVVVVSPDVGGVVRARRFAVMLNTDLAIVDKRRSYEVANYCEVMDIIGEVRGKTAILVDDIIDTAGTICNAAAGLKERGCRTVYACATHSVLSGPAMDRIAKSEIEKLVFSDTIPIPESKRSEKVQQLSIAPLFAEAILRVHSDRSVSSLFDK